From the Cryptomeria japonica unplaced genomic scaffold, Sugi_1.0 HiC_scaffold_455, whole genome shotgun sequence genome, one window contains:
- the LOC131035434 gene encoding SKP1-like protein 14 — protein sequence MAANTVTFRLLRDEEVYEDFEVEKVVAMESEVVKNFIEKDTGMEPLRFPIPCRNIKSGKVLEMVLDYCKFHAHALYQNNEFAEKALSADKNQVTFCHILLAANFLEIEDLFCLLLKAGADLLKDKSVEELRQIFKIENDFSEQEEEAIMQETKWTYA from the coding sequence ATGGCGGCGAATACAGTGACATTCAGGCTGTTGAGAGATGAGGAAGTGTATGAAGATTTCGAAGTGGAAAAAGTGGTTGCAATGGAATCAGAGGTCGTAAAGAATTTTATAGAGAAAGACACAGGAATGGAGCCTCTAAGGTTTCCTATTCCTTGTCGTAACATCAAAAGCGGCAAAGTGCTGGAGATGGTATTAGACTACTGTAAATTCCATGCTCATGCACTATACCAGAATAATGAATTCGCTGAAAAGGCTCTTTCTGCGGATAAAAATCAGGTGACCTTCTGCCACATTCTTTTGGCTGCGAATTTTCTAGAAATCGAAGATCTTTTTTGTTTGTTATTGAAGGCAGGGGCAGATTTATTGAAAGACAAAAGTGTGGAAGAATTGCGCCAGATATTTAAGATAGAGAATGATTTCAGTGAACAGGAAGAGGAGGCAATCATGCAAGAGACGAAGTGGACCTACGCATAA